From Verrucomicrobiia bacterium:
GACAGACGAAGTATTGGCCTGTCATGACGTCAGCGAAGGCGGCGTGTTAACAGCTGTCAGCGAGATGGCTTTTGGCGGTGACTGTGGCGTAGAACTATACCTGTCACCCGATCTCCCCGCTACCCAACAACTTTTGAACGAGACCGCTGGCTGCTTTGTGGTAGAGGTAGGAAGCCCCATGGCTGCTGCCAGATTATTCCAAGGCGTGCCGCACCAGGTACTGGGCCAAACCACACGGACAAAACAGCTGGTAGCCCGCACCCCCGAGGAAGAGCTGTTTAACCTGGCAGTACCGGATCTTAAGCGGGCCTGGAAAGGTCAGCCGCACCAAGAGGAGGTAGCAGCATGAGTAGCCCATCGGTATGCGTCCTAAACACAGCAGGCATTAACTGCAATGAAGAAACCGCTTTTGCGTTTGAGCTGGCCGGTGCCGAGACAGAGCAGCGGCACATCAGCGAGCTCAGCGACCATGACCTGCAACTAAGTGATTACCAGATCCTGGCGCTTCCCGGAGGCTTCTCATACGGTGACGCCATTGCCTCGGGCAGGATCTTGGGACTGGAGCTAAAGACCCGGCTGCGTGACCAAGTAGATGATTTTGTCAGTATTGGTGGGTTAGTTATAGGTATTTGCAACGGTTTTCAGGTGCTTGTAGAAAGCGGCCTGTTGCCAGATCCCGTATCTCGTCCCGAGGGGCCAAAAGCTGCCAGCCTAATCCCAAATAAAACTGGGGACTTTCAGTGTCGATGGAGCGACCTGCGGGTCGAAGCATCGGCCTGCGCTTTTGCCAATCCGATTACCATGGGTGGCGACTACGTAGAGCTGCCCAGTGCTCACGGCGAAGGCCAGTTCTTGCAACCCACGCCAGACGAATACAAAAAGCTGGCCGACCAAGGGCAAATAGTATTTCGCTACTGCGGTGAAGACGGTGAGCCAACTGCCGGCTTTCCGGATAATCCCAACGGCTCACCCGGCGGCATCACCGGTATCTGCGACCCAAGCGGTAATATCCTGGGCATGATGCCTCACCCAGAGCGTTTTGTGGTGCCGCAGCAGCACCCCAACTACCACCGCTATAAAGCACTGGGACAAACCATAGTCCCTCATGGCCTACCCCTGTTCGAAGCCATGGTAGACTACGCCCAAGACAGCTAGGGTCTCTGATAAACATTGAATTAATAGCATTTTTGTGTTATTATATATACTTCATCGTTCCTTCCGATTCGAATTGAGGTTGATATGACCGACCGCACGCCCACCCCCGATCTGTCGTCCGACTCCACCCCAGTGCCCGACAGCCCGACCACCCACACGCCCAACGTGTCGCCGACGGCCCGAGTAATCTGCTACGTCATCGCCGCCATCCTGGCAACCGCCGGCCTGTGGCTGTCGTTCGTCGCCAGCACCGCCGACTCGTCGACCATCCTGATCAGCTTGGGCATCCTGACGTTGGCCGCCATGGCGTACACCGCCGCGGAGACCGACAACCTGAGCGACACGCCTGCCGACGACACCGTCCAGACGACCAGTCGCCGCCAGCAGGTCCCGAAGGTTGTCGCCGAGTTCATGGGCGCCGCCTACGTCACCGCCTTCGCCATCATGGAAGCCTTCCGTCTGCACGACGGCCGGATCAACGACAACAGGGTCGACCAGATCTGCACCGTGCTGGTGATCGTTGTCTGCCTGTTCTTGGCCATGATCCTGAGCGGTCACGGGTTCACGCGGCTCGACCGCAACAAGGCCCAGACCGTCACCAACCCCAACCCCACCGGCGCCTAGCGCCGACGATGAAGACCCCCTCCCTTGCGTGGAGCCATTTTTACCCTCACGGGTGGCACATGCAAGGGAGGTTTTCATTTTGTAAAACCTTGCATCGTCATCAGATACATTTTATAGTTTAGGACGTTCATAGTGTCGGTCCGTTCTTTGAAAGAGGTTGTTATGACCGAAGATTCCGTACAAACCGGGTCCAACCCGTCCGTAGGTGTCCGAATCGGCGCAGGGCTGATCGGCATGATCGCCGTCTTCATCTGCATCACCGCCGGGGCTGACGGCGACAGCTCCAACGCATCTGCCCAACTAGTGTCCATGGTGGCAGCCCTGACGGCCGGCCTGGGCATTGGCTACGCCTCCGGGCTCTTCTCTGTCATCAGCAAGCGTCAGGACCGCCGGAGCTCGCAGCCAAGCAAGCGCGCATCCTGGTTCGTCCCGTTCTACCTGATCGGGAGTGCCCTCATGCTCTACAGCGCTATCGAGCAGTTTATCACGCTCGTCTCCGGAGACGTCGATCCCAGCGCCGTCGACCGCCTCAGCGCTGTGGCGCTTGTCATGCTGTACCTCGGCCAAAGCTGGCTGCTGCTCCTCTTTGGACAACAGCGGTATGCCGAAGGTCGAGCGGCCAGGGCCCAGGCCAGCACTGTCGGTCCCTAGGAGCTAACCCCACCGAACACCCCTCCCTTACACAGAGCCATTTTAACCCTTCAACAGGGCGGCAAAGTGTAAGGGAGGTTTTCATGTCCACGCGTTGACAGGTTTTTGCTCTTATTGCATTATTATTACGTTCATCCCTGTTGTTCTTTGAGAAGAGGTGACACCTTAATGTTCAAGCGACTCGATGCGTGGTCAGCTCGACTCACGCCACCCATGAGGGGCGACCTGAGGCTCCTGGCGGCCATTTCGTCCGTTGGCAGCTTTTGGGTTGACTACGCCACCGGCAACACAAGTGAATTTTTCCAGCTGTTGTCGTTAGCGATGCTGCTCATGGCATTCACTTGCTACTACATGGGATCGGTGCCCGCCTCGCAGCAGCGGTTCGCACAGATTGCCACCCGCAGCGCCCGTTGGGTGAGCCTGTTTTTGCTCTTGGACACAATCGTACGGCTGCGCCGGCTTAGGTCAGGTGCGTTTGACACCAACGTGGCCGACAAGACCAGTGCCATCATCTTGCTGGTGACCGAAACTATCGGCTTTGTGCTGTTGTTTTGGTTTTCCACCAAGAACGCTCGTGCACGCCGATCCTCCAAAAGCCCCGACCGATGAACTCCTCTCCCCCATGCGTAGAAATTGCGTCAGTTCATATACCGAGCAGACCAACAAACGCATGGGGGAGAAATTACTTTTTAGGACCCTTCTGGAAGTCGACAATCCATTGGCCTAGCTGGCCACGATCTATTAATACGCAATTATTGCTGTCGGCCAGTTGTTTGGCAGCACCCGTGAATTGACTATTGGATACCACCATAGCCCGGCTACACTTGTAGTGGTTCAGGGCAGTAACCGCCTGACGGACCGACTCAGCCTTGGTCTTGCCCCGGTTGCGTTTTATCTGGATACCCCAGCGCTCACCGTCGCGATCGGCTATGGCGTCTATGCCCAGGTCGTATTTCTCGGTCAGTCGGACGTTTTGATAGCCTTGATTTTTCAGCAGCTGCTCTACATATTTCTCAAATACAAAGCCGTCCATGGCGTCTACGCTAGACAGTTCTATGGCACGCATTTTTTGGTGGCGCCTAAAAGCCGTCCAGCCCATGGCCACCGCTACTATGCAAGCAACAAACACCAGCGTTGTGACCAACAAAATCACTAAGCTAGTAGCGGTTGTAGCGGCCAAAACAGCCACAGCCAAAACAACCGCAATGATAAGAGTTGCGGTCAGTTCGCCCGTTGTGGCCTGCCGGCTCCGGCGGGAGTACGGGCGCTTGTAATACGGTTTGTTGCTCATACTTTTGTCTTAGTATACCCCGGCTTCGGGGCTTTGCTTTCGTCCTTTTGGACTCATCAGCACAAGCTTTGCGCTTTGCCCTGGCGCACACTCGTGGAGCTAGAGGGACGGATGTTCAGCAAGGGAAAACCCTCACTATCCGTCCCTACCGGGAGTTCCGGATTTACTAGAATTTATGGCTTCTAGCTGCCTGGAGCACTGTCTCTAGGTGTTCACCTTTGGATAGCGAGCGAGCATCTCCCTAGCACGACTGCCGGCTCTTTGCTGGAACTGCTCCAGATCCGTGTACCGAGCCTCGGCCTGGTCCAGCCGCCGCTGCAAATCGGCCGATTTGGCCTTCTCTTGCTCCAGCTCGGCACACGCCTGGTCTCGTCCAGCCGCCAGCTGGTCCAGCGCCAGCTCGTAGCCAGCGATAATCTCAGCTATCTGCTCGAGCTGCTGCTCCAGGGTGAGTTCGGGCTCGGTACCATTGGTAGAGGCCTTGCCCAGACGCTTGCGGGCACGGACGTCGGACTGCAACTTCTTGAGCGACTCGGGGGTGATGGGGGGATGGACCATGTCAACGGTGTAGGCAGTCAGCTGGCTGCGCTGCCCCTTGCGTTTGTAGGTCAGCAGGCCATAGGCGACGAGTTTGCCCTGCAGGTTGCGAGCGTTGTCTTCGTTGGCGCCGAAGGGCTGGAGCAACGTCAGGATGGTGTGAGCCGGCCCAGGCGGCGCACTGAAGTTCCCCTGGTCGTCGGCTCTCTCCCGTAAAGCTGCCAACGCGACGTTGAGCTGCTTCTCGAGCGACATGGCGATTCGCGGGGCGAATCTGCCGTTGACCCCAGTGGTCTGTTTGGTTGCAGTGGCTTGCTTGGCCATCGCACATCCTTTCATGTCAGCTATCCGTGTCTTGCCGGATGGCTAGAAGGTGACTTCGCCAGTTTTCATGACGGTGCACATCTGCAAAGGAGTCCCTTGCTGCGAGAGTTGTTACCCCCACTGGAACATCTTCAGATGATGGGTCTATTATGTTATTTATTTCTTTTTATGTCTATATGATTGGCTCGCTAACTTAAGTTTTTCCGTTCCACAAGTCACACATTTGGTATGGCCTCTGGGTCGGGCAGCAGGTGAGCTATGGTGTCGGGGTCGCATGAAATGCGATTGTAACGTCCCGAGCACCATAGTACTCACCTGCTGCTGTTGATCTATCTAGTACCGCCTGGACATCACCGCTTGCCCGCGATGAAGTGCTTGGCGTAGTGCGGAGCTTCCAGGTCGATGGCCACACGCTCGACGTCGAACTCGAAGTCGAAGCTGCCATGCCGGATCAGCAGAAGCACCAGCTTTAGCGCCAGCCACTCCTGCAGGTGCATGATCTGCCTATCGTGCCTGGTGTTGTGCTTGCCCTGGGTCTCGTCCAGCTTGACCCACACCGGGTGACGGATATTGAAGGTCAGCACCCCCGTGTCTGGGTCGAAGATCCACAGGTAGCTGCTGCCCTCCATCATCTCGTAGGCGAACTTCAGACTCCCCTTGCTGGAGGTGCCCTTGGTCTGCCCCTGCTCGTCTTGCTCCTCGCGTTCCGGCTTGGGTGGCCGGGCGATGGTCGGCTGACGCCTGGTGCGCTTGGAGGAGGTATTGTCGCCGGTTGGCGACGGACCTCGTGCCTTGCGCTCCAGAGCCTGTTCGGCCTCCACCTCTGCGGGGAACAAGTCGGCCAACTTCCGAGTGATGCCCTCGTCAAGTTCGCCCAACAACCTGGCCAGGGACTTCTCGCCGAGTTCGCGGTAGCGCTCGTCGCGCTGAGCCTCGGACTCGTCCTCGAAGTACTCCTTGCCGTGGTGCTGGTACCACCAGTCGATAGCCAAGTACATGGCCATCAGGGCCTCGTTCAGAACGAACTTGTTGCGCTCGGGCGCCAGTTCGATCTTCTCGACACGGATGGTCCCCTCGAAGTAGCCCGAACCGAGCACGTCGAAAGCATCCTTGACCGCGTCGAGCCACCTGGCACCCATGGCCTGGGTCTGGACCTCGCGCAGAGTCACGGGATAGTCGTCGTCCAGTTCCATGACAAAGACTTCGCCGCTGCGCTTGCCGCCTGACTTGCGAGCCCGATAGAGCTCGAAGACGACTTCGCCGCACTCGCCGCCGTCGAACCTGACGACCTCTAGGGGTTGACCCTGGAAGTCATCCGGATTGATCGTGCCGCTCTGGGGGTGACCCAGACCATCGTTGATCAGGATGTGGACGGTAGTGTCCGAGCGACGCATACCGATGCCCAGCTTGGCCCTGATGAGGCCCTGCAGGTCATCGATATTGGTGGCATTCACCACCTTGTCCTCGGTCACTTCGCGCAGGTTGACCATGGTCCGCCACCGGCAGCCCAAAGCAGCAGCCTGCTTGGAGAACCGCCGCGGAACGCGGGGCAGCTTGGCCTCCTGCACGATGGGCACCTTGATGTCCCGGGC
This genomic window contains:
- the purQ gene encoding phosphoribosylformylglycinamidine synthase I, whose protein sequence is MSSPSVCVLNTAGINCNEETAFAFELAGAETEQRHISELSDHDLQLSDYQILALPGGFSYGDAIASGRILGLELKTRLRDQVDDFVSIGGLVIGICNGFQVLVESGLLPDPVSRPEGPKAASLIPNKTGDFQCRWSDLRVEASACAFANPITMGGDYVELPSAHGEGQFLQPTPDEYKKLADQGQIVFRYCGEDGEPTAGFPDNPNGSPGGITGICDPSGNILGMMPHPERFVVPQQHPNYHRYKALGQTIVPHGLPLFEAMVDYAQDS
- a CDS encoding restriction endonuclease; the encoded protein is MSNKPYYKRPYSRRSRQATTGELTATLIIAVVLAVAVLAATTATSLVILLVTTLVFVACIVAVAMGWTAFRRHQKMRAIELSSVDAMDGFVFEKYVEQLLKNQGYQNVRLTEKYDLGIDAIADRDGERWGIQIKRNRGKTKAESVRQAVTALNHYKCSRAMVVSNSQFTGAAKQLADSNNCVLIDRGQLGQWIVDFQKGPKK
- a CDS encoding ATP-binding protein, giving the protein MTQSRPDPDLDAVEADDEDDSDSLSLHHGEALMHFANTYPTLNLTIVEAVQNAIDAKAHNVFIGINPNPQGREVLVLDDGNGVTQDDFRRALMSVGKSVKRKGSLGRFGRGLISPLDKCKTYVFASMSSGMDHANIWTFRGEDIIKQARDIKVPIVQEAKLPRVPRRFSKQAAALGCRWRTMVNLREVTEDKVVNATNIDDLQGLIRAKLGIGMRRSDTTVHILINDGLGHPQSGTINPDDFQGQPLEVVRFDGGECGEVVFELYRARKSGGKRSGEVFVMELDDDYPVTLREVQTQAMGARWLDAVKDAFDVLGSGYFEGTIRVEKIELAPERNKFVLNEALMAMYLAIDWWYQHHGKEYFEDESEAQRDERYRELGEKSLARLLGELDEGITRKLADLFPAEVEAEQALERKARGPSPTGDNTSSKRTRRQPTIARPPKPEREEQDEQGQTKGTSSKGSLKFAYEMMEGSSYLWIFDPDTGVLTFNIRHPVWVKLDETQGKHNTRHDRQIMHLQEWLALKLVLLLIRHGSFDFEFDVERVAIDLEAPHYAKHFIAGKR